TGAGCGGACGGTTTGGGTAAACGACCCGATGTTCTGCTTCAGGAGAAGTGGGCTTGTGTGGTCAAAGGGGAATGCCTGAAATTGGACTTACATCCCCGCCCACAGAGCTAGACGGCAGTTCTATCCGTCTGAGGTGACTCAATAACGGCTCACTGTTCACTGTTACTGAGTCATCTGTATTACGCTAATCGTCATCTAAATTACATCACCGCATCTTTTGAGCAATCTGCATGATGCAACTTGAAGACAAATGAGTTTACGCCGCGACCTGAGGTTTTTGCACGGATTTGACCGCTGATTGAGCCAGCAGTTTACTGTACACAGAAGTGAGCCGATAAGCAACGCTCTCCCAACTCATGGCAATTTCCACCCGTTGCCGACCGATTTCACCTAATTGGTTTCCCCAAGCCGGATTGCTCAAGATACGGTCAATCGCTTGAGCAAAAGCCGCTTCATCTTGGGGTGGCACCAGTAATCCCGTGACTTCCGGCACGACCGTAAACTGCAACCCTCCCACTTTACTCGCCACAACAGGTGTAGCACAAGCCATGGCTTCAATCGCCACCAGCCCAAAGGGTTCATAATGGCTGGGAACCACACACACATTGGCGGCGGCATAGTAGCTGGGTAACTCGGCATCCGTGAGTCGTCCAGGGAAGGTAACGATCTCGTTTAAGCCGAGTTCTTGAACAATTGCTTTGATGCGATCGCACTCCATCCCATCACTCTGCCCTGGACGATAACCTCCTGCGATCATTAACCGCAAATCGGCATTGCCCTGCCACCTAGATTTAGCGATTGCCCTGACTAAGGTTTCAATTCCCTTGCGCTGATCAAATCGACCCACGTAGAGCACCACCTTGGCTTCCCGTGGAATCCCCAATTGTTGCCGTGCGTCTTGGCGTGCGATCGAACCCATCCGCTGAATATCCGTACCACAGGGAACGATTTCAATCATTCCTTTCCCAGAAACCAGATTTCGCATGTGTTCTTCTTCTTGAGGACTTGTCGCAATAATCCGATCGGCTGTTTCTAGACAAGCTTTTTCCACCGCTAAGCGCGTCGAAGCGATCGCGGGAAGATTACTCACACTACGATACTTAACAGCCCCTAACGAGTGGTAAGTATGCACCTGTTTCAAGGGTTGAAGTTTTTTCAGTTCCATCCCCACCCAAGAAGATAACCAGTAATTGGTATGGACTAAGGGATACTGGTATCCTTCTTGTTCCTGGAATGCCTGAAATTGCTTGACAAACTCTGGCAGGTAGCCAAAGGCATCATCTCGATTAATAAACTGAGCCGGTCCTGCCGTTAGTCGGATTGTTCGGCAATTCGGTGCATGTTGAACAATATTCGCTTGCTCAGGATCGATGCGGCGAGTAAACATATCCACACGCCATCCCTGTTTAGCCAGTGCTAATCCTACTTGACGCACATAAACGTTTTGCCCACCGGCCTCTTCTTGACCAATTTCTGCGGCTGGGTCGCCACTAACAGAAATCAACGCAAGACGGCCCTTGTCATTTATAAGCATGATAGATTTTTCACCCCATGAGTAGCGACCCTGCCTTGAACCCAGGAGGTACAATTGATTTTTCATCTTCTCAGAGTCAAGGACAGGTGCAACGAATCGGACTAGTACCAGCCAAGGACACTGACGAAAACACAAACATTAATTTGATAATGCTGAGCTTTCAGTCTCTTCTCGATGCCGACGGGGTTAGCTGACGGGCTAGGACTGAGAGATGTCCCTCTTCTTTACATCTCCATCATGAGGAAGAGATCATAGAAGATACGCCCCAGAAATGGTTCCCCCGTTCCAGTTTCAGCTTTATATATGTATGGGTGCCTTTATACCCCTGAAACTGAATTAGGCTGACTTACATGCAATACGCTTGAATTACATTAGACTATCATTGTATTGCGCTTTTTTGAATTAATCAATATCTCAATCGGTATTATTTTATAACAATTTATGACTAAATATTGCTATATTGTTTACTAAGAATTTTTAGGAACATCAATCTGAAAAGTCAAAAACAGTCACTGCTGTTTGATGAAGCAGAGAGTCAAAAGTCGGCTTCATACAGGAAAAGGCGATCCCCGAAAGCGTCAATCCAAGATACGATAAGTTTTAATTTTGAAAATCCGTTTGTTGTGAATCATGCTGATTAAGCGCTATATATCACGTTTGGTTGCCCTCGTTTTAGTTGTGGCGATTGGTCTTATGGGGTGTTCCTCAACCACTGTTTCCGGTTTGAGTGGAGATTACCGCCAGGATACGTTGACCTTATTGCAAAACTTGAGAACAGCCATTGAATTACCGGAGGGTACGCCCGACAAAGCA
The Microcoleus sp. AS-A8 genome window above contains:
- a CDS encoding glycosyltransferase family 1 protein yields the protein MLINDKGRLALISVSGDPAAEIGQEEAGGQNVYVRQVGLALAKQGWRVDMFTRRIDPEQANIVQHAPNCRTIRLTAGPAQFINRDDAFGYLPEFVKQFQAFQEQEGYQYPLVHTNYWLSSWVGMELKKLQPLKQVHTYHSLGAVKYRSVSNLPAIASTRLAVEKACLETADRIIATSPQEEEHMRNLVSGKGMIEIVPCGTDIQRMGSIARQDARQQLGIPREAKVVLYVGRFDQRKGIETLVRAIAKSRWQGNADLRLMIAGGYRPGQSDGMECDRIKAIVQELGLNEIVTFPGRLTDAELPSYYAAANVCVVPSHYEPFGLVAIEAMACATPVVASKVGGLQFTVVPEVTGLLVPPQDEAAFAQAIDRILSNPAWGNQLGEIGRQRVEIAMSWESVAYRLTSVYSKLLAQSAVKSVQKPQVAA